One region of Metallosphaera sedula DSM 5348 genomic DNA includes:
- a CDS encoding protein-lysine N-methyltransferase, translating into MLEVAKVGPEDIVYDLGCGDGRIIIAAVKNFGAKKAVGVDLSDERLKEAEQNAIQNGVRDKIELRKNNFLDENVSDATVVTLFLLTNANELLKPKFEKELKPGTRVVSHEFEMKGWKPKEVIKVEDGNMHHLVYLYVIGEHQ; encoded by the coding sequence ATGCTGGAGGTTGCAAAGGTAGGACCAGAGGACATTGTTTATGACCTAGGATGCGGTGACGGAAGGATAATAATTGCTGCAGTGAAGAATTTTGGGGCTAAGAAAGCTGTGGGCGTTGACCTAAGCGATGAAAGGCTTAAGGAGGCAGAACAGAACGCCATACAGAACGGAGTTAGGGACAAGATTGAACTCAGGAAGAACAACTTTCTTGACGAGAACGTATCTGATGCCACTGTGGTTACTCTCTTCCTGTTGACCAACGCTAACGAGCTTCTAAAGCCGAAGTTTGAGAAGGAACTTAAACCTGGGACCAGGGTGGTTTCCCACGAGTTCGAAATGAAGGGCTGGAAGCCCAAGGAAGTAATTAAGGTTGAGGACGGGAACATGCACCATCTAGTTTACCTTTACGTTATTGGTGAGCATCAATGA
- a CDS encoding DUF2286 domain-containing protein: protein MKIVVLKSESGKVTSDALEEGEIGDVVRKTAEKALKEWNELTSDFIIMRDSQEARIPLPLKPDMYEKMKNFLTGKDKTSAIVKLPIFIISFENQWKEENFQDKKVYVISYYLNEELKKELTDYAAQVTSEEAEKEEEIEEEDEDLEE from the coding sequence ATGAAGATTGTTGTGCTTAAGAGTGAGTCAGGAAAGGTAACCTCTGATGCCCTTGAGGAAGGGGAAATAGGTGATGTCGTTAGGAAGACTGCAGAGAAGGCACTAAAGGAGTGGAACGAGCTTACCTCAGACTTCATCATAATGAGGGACTCGCAGGAGGCTAGGATACCTCTACCCCTTAAGCCTGATATGTACGAGAAGATGAAGAACTTCCTTACAGGAAAGGATAAGACGTCTGCAATAGTCAAGTTACCAATCTTCATCATTAGCTTTGAGAACCAGTGGAAGGAAGAGAACTTCCAGGACAAGAAGGTTTACGTCATCTCCTACTATCTAAATGAGGAGCTCAAAAAGGAATTAACGGATTACGCTGCTCAGGTTACTTCAGAGGAAGCCGAGAAGGAAGAAGAGATAGAGGAAGAGGACGAGGACTTAGAGGAGTAG